A region of the Rhodospirillaceae bacterium genome:
TTTACAGCGAAGGCATGCAACCGGCTGAGATGGGTTGGGGAACACATGAAAAGAAAATGCCAAAAGATGGCTTCCATCACCGGGTGGGATCACGTTCTTCCATTTATTTGGGGCAACCAGGACTGATTACCCAAGTGAATTCATGGACACCGGTCAGTGGGCCTATGAAGGCCTATTGCATTACCCATGGCGAAGCTATTAGCCTGAGTGAATATTTAACTTTAAAGCAGGGGAAAAAGTGATGTACCGGCCTACGGTATATTATGCGTATCATCCCTGCAACGATGCGGTTCTCAGTATGCGTGAAGTAGCCATGCGCGATAGCTGGACATTGCAACCTAATAAGCGTTTGTTAAATGAGGAAATTATCGAGGGTGGGGATGAATTAGGCGCCTTGCTACTCGGGGATCATGGCGGCTTGTGGTTTGGCTCCATTCTAGATCATCAGACCGCACGCCAAATGTTAAAAGGTAAATTCAGTGCCACCTCTTTGCAAATTGCCGCGCCAGTGATGGCAGGGGCGATGTGGTTGATTAAGAATCCGGAACTGGGTTTATTAGAACCGGAACATTTGGATTATCAGGAAATCATCGAAATATGCCGGCCATATTTGGGTAAAATAGTGGGGGTGTGGACAGATTGGACACCGCTGCAGGGGCATTACCGTTTATTCCGGGAAAAGGGTTTAAATCTAAACGACCCCTGGCAGTTCCAAAATTTCCGCGTCAGCTGAGGAATACATAAATGGCCCCTGTCTTTTAAAGGCAGGGTTAAAGATAGGGGCCTATGACCATATGGGCGATCAGAAAGGTCTGTTTTTACAAAAATATCTTTGTGGGGAAGAGGCTTAGGAAATAAAACCAATCAATCCTTTGCAAGTGATACAAAGTAATGGGTCCCCAGCTGATTATTTGGTTTTCAATCGATAGCTTAACGGCGATGAAACTATTGTCTAAATTGCCCTGGGCTGCTGCCAAAAGCTCGCTGGTATCTTGGATCCTGTTTTGCGTTTCTTCATCCCAAGAACCAACTTGGAAAAAGCTTTGCAGTAAATTATCATATCCATATAACTGGAAATAAACGTCGCTTTGCGGTTGTAATTGTTCATCCAACTGAATGGCCACTTGATTGGCCACCACGCTCCATTTCTGCGTCAGGACAAGTAAGTTTTCTATCAGTATTTTTCCTGCGGATTTTTGCCAATTTACCAATTTTTCCAAGAAATTCTTCCCCTGCCATGGGCCTTTGGCCGAAGCGTATAAAATGACAATGGGAATAGGGCCAGATAGGAAAGGGGTGGAAACCCATCGGTAAGCTAATCACTTGAAACTGGCTAATAACAAGCCATTCAGGCTGGTTAGGAAAATGGGTTAGGATAATTTGTCCCTCTTTAATGGTTACGGAAGGCGTTGCTTGACCGGCTTGGGCACTAAGGGCAATATCGGTTGCATGGATTTCAGCACTTTTAATTTACCGTCAAATCCCAAATAGCTGAAAATAGTGGCATTGGCGGAAACCAGCGAGCGTTGCCCATTCACGGTTATTTCTTGCCGGGCATTTCGGATGATTAATTTGACATCGATTGGGCGCCAGGCGGTCGCAATTAACTTGATGCTGTCAAACCCTTCACCGTGATAGTGGGGGGCATTATCGCTTTGAATCCGTTCGCTTGCAAAAGCGGCTGCAATTTTGGCCAATATTTTTCAATCAGGCTTGCAGCAATACACCAATATGCTATATATGCGGTGCAGCAAATTAATGGCAGCATAAGGATACCGTAAGAAACCCGCCATAGGATGCGCTTAGGACTAGACACGGATATGAACCCTTTTTCATTTTTAAAGGTTTCAGCCAATTTGTTGTCTTTAATCCTATCCCCATAATTTTGAACTATGAGATATAAGGGTTCCTTACTGAAAAAGGCAGACGAGCAATTTTGCCAAAAAAACTAATTATACGCCATATTGGCTAGAAAGAATACGGATGTCCAGTAGTCAATCTCCTGCGGATGCTTCTATCAAAAAGCAGCACTTATTTTTTTCCATTCTATTTGTTCTGTTATGGAGCACGGGGTTTATCGTTGCCAAAATTGGCTTGCGCTATGCAGGTCCGTTTACCTTTATTTTAATACGGATGGGAATTGCCATTGTGATTATGGGAATTTTTGCCTTGGTCATGAAAGCCCGCTGGCCACGGCAGCTTAAAACTATCTGGCA
Encoded here:
- a CDS encoding DMT family transporter yields the protein MSSSQSPADASIKKQHLFFSILFVLLWSTGFIVAKIGLRYAGPFTFILIRMGIAIVIMGIFALVMKARWPRQLKTIWHLAVAGVLTHAVYLGASWSAVAQEVPVGIVAIIAGLQPLVTSVLAGPMLGGKTTQRHGLASWLGF